A part of Dehalogenimonas sp. W genomic DNA contains:
- the miaB gene encoding tRNA (N6-isopentenyl adenosine(37)-C2)-methylthiotransferase MiaB, which produces MPEYHIFTIGCQMNQSEAERLETILGRKGYFPVDEPDQADLVLLISCAVRQSAEERITNRLAILKKLKAQRPALKVALTGCMVGEDIAAMKKQYPMVDYFFNAGALPDFLDEIPQDTLPEKPDVSVLVPIVQGCDNFCSYCIVPYRRGRETSRLLDELTAEVRELVARGAREVTLLGQNVNAYGQGLPGEPDLADLLAALNGIEGLRRLRFLTNHPKDMSDRLITAIGTLSKVCPAINLPVQAGDDEVLRRMRRGYTSAEYRALVACIRRSVPDISLTTDVIVGFPGESEAQYLNTRRLIEDLRFDAVHSAVYSPRPGTEAAEKYDDDVPAAEKSRRLADLEVLQTGIAEANNQSMVGTVTEVLVENEAKGKWRGRERHGKLVFFESRLALKGQLVNIRINAAGPWSLRGELVTDGT; this is translated from the coding sequence ATGCCCGAATATCATATATTTACCATCGGCTGCCAGATGAACCAGTCAGAAGCCGAAAGACTGGAAACAATTTTGGGGCGCAAGGGTTACTTTCCAGTGGACGAGCCTGATCAGGCGGATTTGGTGCTACTTATCAGTTGTGCCGTGCGGCAAAGTGCGGAGGAGCGTATAACCAACCGGCTGGCGATATTGAAAAAATTAAAGGCTCAGCGTCCGGCATTGAAAGTGGCTCTTACCGGCTGCATGGTCGGTGAAGACATTGCGGCAATGAAAAAACAGTATCCCATGGTGGACTATTTTTTCAACGCGGGAGCGCTGCCTGATTTTCTGGATGAAATACCTCAGGATACTTTACCCGAGAAACCCGACGTTTCAGTTTTGGTACCCATCGTCCAGGGTTGCGATAACTTTTGTTCCTACTGCATCGTGCCTTACCGTCGCGGCCGGGAAACCTCACGGCTTTTGGATGAACTGACGGCTGAAGTCAGGGAACTCGTGGCGCGTGGCGCCCGGGAAGTGACGCTGCTGGGACAGAATGTCAACGCGTATGGCCAGGGCTTGCCGGGTGAGCCTGACCTGGCTGACCTGCTGGCAGCGCTTAATGGCATTGAGGGATTACGGCGGTTGCGCTTTCTGACCAACCACCCCAAAGACATGAGCGACCGTTTAATTACGGCTATCGGCACCTTGAGCAAAGTCTGTCCTGCCATAAATCTGCCGGTTCAGGCTGGCGATGATGAGGTTTTAAGGCGGATGCGGCGGGGTTATACCTCGGCTGAATACCGGGCGCTGGTGGCCTGTATCCGCCGATCAGTACCTGATATTTCACTGACTACGGACGTTATTGTGGGGTTCCCCGGCGAGTCTGAGGCACAGTATCTCAACACCCGCAGACTGATTGAGGATTTACGTTTTGACGCCGTCCATTCCGCTGTATATTCGCCCCGACCCGGGACAGAGGCCGCCGAGAAATATGACGATGATGTGCCAGCGGCGGAAAAATCCCGCCGCCTGGCGGATTTAGAGGTTCTGCAGACGGGTATTGCTGAGGCCAATAATCAATCCATGGTGGGTACCGTTACCGAGGTGCTGGTGGAGAACGAAGCTAAGGGCAAGTGGCGGGGCCGTGAGAGACATGGTAAACTGGTGTTCTTTGAAAGCCGGTTGGCACTTAAAGGTCAATTGGTCAATATTAGAATTAACGCCGCCGGTCCGTGGTCGTTGCGAGGGGAATTGGTGACCGACGGCACTTAA
- the rsfS gene encoding ribosome silencing factor, with translation MVGENTLEAIDLARRIADIAMEKQAEDIIITDVRGLSSITDYQVTLSADNQRLARAILDDVVDKLKKENIRPLFSEISGQDADWLILDYGAVMLHIFTPQKRVFFDFDRLWPEAKTVLALQ, from the coding sequence TTGGTAGGAGAAAACACTCTGGAAGCTATTGATCTGGCCCGGCGTATCGCTGACATCGCAATGGAAAAACAAGCGGAGGATATCATCATTACCGATGTCCGCGGTTTGTCCAGTATAACCGACTATCAGGTGACCCTGTCAGCCGACAACCAGCGTCTGGCTCGGGCGATACTTGATGACGTCGTTGACAAACTCAAGAAGGAAAACATCAGACCGCTTTTCTCCGAAATAAGCGGACAGGACGCTGACTGGCTGATTCTGGACTACGGTGCTGTAATGTTGCACATCTTCACACCTCAAAAACGGGTCTTTTTTGACTTTGACCGCCTGTGGCCTGAAGCCAAGACGGTACTGGCGCTTCAATAA
- the nadC gene encoding carboxylating nicotinate-nucleotide diphosphorylase gives MGTHNQIERIIDIALEEDVARGDRTTELIIPANMGGSAAIIAREDAVVAGGEIARIALLKVDQSLEVKMEIQDGNPAKAGEVVMVITGRVTSILKAERVILNFLSHLSGVATLTARYVEKVKDLGVKIGDTRKTLPGLRLLEKYAVYAAGGQNNRPDLASGILIKDNHLVAMAAKGISISEGIAKAKAGANGMKVEIEVQNLEQLKQAVDGKPDIIMLDNMSLDDIREAVKTVPTTISLEASGGITLENVREVAEAGVDLISVGAITHSARGVNFSLDFVTGRPAAQE, from the coding sequence ATGGGAACTCACAATCAAATTGAACGCATTATTGATATCGCACTGGAAGAGGATGTCGCCCGCGGTGACCGCACCACTGAACTGATTATTCCGGCAAACATGGGTGGCAGTGCAGCCATAATTGCCCGGGAGGACGCCGTTGTAGCCGGCGGCGAAATTGCCCGGATCGCTTTACTTAAAGTTGACCAGAGCCTTGAAGTCAAGATGGAAATTCAGGACGGTAATCCGGCCAAGGCCGGCGAGGTGGTCATGGTGATAACCGGCAGGGTAACCAGTATTCTTAAAGCCGAGAGAGTAATTTTGAACTTCCTCAGCCATCTCTCCGGTGTGGCTACGCTGACCGCTCGGTATGTTGAAAAGGTCAAGGACCTGGGGGTAAAGATCGGCGATACTCGCAAAACCCTGCCCGGACTGCGTCTGTTGGAGAAATACGCTGTTTATGCCGCCGGCGGACAAAATAACCGCCCGGACCTGGCCAGCGGTATCCTTATCAAAGACAATCACCTGGTGGCCATGGCTGCCAAGGGCATCAGCATCTCTGAAGGCATCGCCAAGGCCAAGGCCGGTGCTAACGGGATGAAAGTAGAAATAGAAGTCCAGAATTTGGAACAATTAAAACAGGCAGTTGACGGTAAACCCGATATCATCATGCTGGACAATATGAGTCTGGATGACATCCGGGAGGCCGTGAAAACAGTGCCGACGACCATCAGTCTTGAGGCATCGGGCGGTATCACTCTGGAGAATGTCAGAGAGGTCGCCGAGGCCGGTGTTGATTTGATTTCGGTCGGGGCGATTACTCATTCGGCACGAGGGGTGAATTTCAGTCTGGATTTTGTTACCGGCAGGCCCGCTGCTCAGGAATAA
- a CDS encoding diguanylate cyclase, producing the protein MLPSLDRKISRAMAYFAGIAALWGFSSFMLHLDAPASQTLLWNKILIITLVWTLVAYYHFVRVYVFNKAGIGVLAGYLGLAIVAILSLNGHIVTSASVLEGVVHQTMTANVYLVTLIVLTITLLSASALWHKFRSTQNVDERLTPIVLLTGMLIAVTAGFTNLSDNPMIYGLPIDQLASFINLSLIVFVIFRHRLVPLRNINTQRGFTYALLTPLALFSFGGLASITMGLSGNTPQILGLNAWAIIPLVASIVYVVLLLLVLQDTERKANRFFAYFLSVAAFWSFTSFMLVFNPAAAPEQLQFWNEMVVVAITWIGVAYYHFVRVYVNKPGGIWVYIGYAFTFTILILALNGMVVSNVSLVNGYILHDIRPWDIVIGSIIAPFVIAGVYMLLRRYRQSIDPVDRNRTVYLLLGSAALIILSYITPFTPALAGLTTDHIGNIINTALIAYAISRFHLLDIKLVARRGLTFLILVTALAATYAGMLFLTLQLFPGIPQTTVMIITGIIVTLLALTARPLTHFIAVTVDRIFYRENYVHRQELLNFSNKMSYILNLEELSQAILPPLAQALNISHAALLFQNNPAADFTVQYIYPENHELRNSFRMPADNPIVEWMDRKGRAISPAQVHSMAEFKGLWQSEKEQLANADLALIHPIKSRDKLVGIIATGNKNNGGVYSTEDLELINRISSQAGVIIENAQLFIQANTRANTDELTGLYNHRHFHERVEQEISRGGRFGITFSLILLDLDLFKVYNDIYGHLAGDQLLRKVGQMIHTSVRNIDLPFRYGGEEFAIILPETRIDDAYRVAERLRKTIEARSSFREMPVTASLGVSNWPGDGLMKEEVIHRADLALYRAKRLGRNRTCLASETAGPEAPDLNAEPEAQPQALSIIYALAATVDAKDHYTYGHSRKVSEYAVALAEAVKLPEETVHFIRAAGLLHDIGKIGVPDSILTKPSALDLKEWEPIRTHPELGVEILKHVVDLSKCLPAILHHHEHWDGSGYPHKLKGESIPLEARILTVADAYDAITSPRPYRDQLSLDEALTELRRCSGSQFDPQLVEVFCRIMQPSEEERAGAERRAETKTTTTED; encoded by the coding sequence ATGTTGCCTAGTTTGGACCGCAAAATCAGTCGGGCGATGGCATATTTTGCCGGCATTGCCGCGCTTTGGGGTTTTAGTTCCTTCATGTTGCATCTGGATGCACCGGCTTCACAAACCCTGTTATGGAACAAAATTCTGATTATTACTTTAGTATGGACACTTGTGGCCTATTACCATTTTGTTCGCGTGTATGTATTCAATAAAGCTGGAATTGGTGTACTAGCAGGATATCTCGGACTGGCCATAGTGGCGATTCTTTCATTGAATGGACATATCGTTACCAGCGCCTCTGTCCTTGAAGGTGTCGTCCATCAGACAATGACCGCTAACGTGTACCTTGTAACGCTCATAGTGCTGACCATCACATTACTGAGTGCGTCGGCCCTGTGGCATAAATTTCGGAGCACCCAAAACGTTGATGAACGCCTCACTCCAATAGTCCTGTTGACCGGTATGTTGATTGCCGTTACCGCCGGCTTCACCAATCTAAGTGACAACCCGATGATATACGGTCTGCCGATTGACCAGTTAGCCAGTTTCATTAATCTTTCATTAATCGTCTTTGTAATTTTCCGGCACCGCCTCGTCCCGTTAAGAAACATCAATACCCAAAGAGGCTTCACCTACGCTTTATTGACACCACTTGCCTTGTTCTCCTTTGGAGGGTTGGCCTCAATTACCATGGGACTCAGCGGCAACACACCGCAAATATTAGGCTTAAATGCCTGGGCAATTATTCCATTGGTGGCCAGTATTGTGTATGTGGTATTACTCTTACTGGTACTTCAGGATACAGAACGAAAAGCTAATAGATTCTTCGCCTATTTTCTGAGTGTTGCGGCATTTTGGAGTTTCACCTCCTTTATGCTGGTTTTCAACCCGGCTGCAGCCCCCGAACAACTTCAGTTCTGGAATGAAATGGTTGTCGTAGCCATCACCTGGATCGGCGTAGCTTATTACCATTTTGTCAGAGTGTATGTTAACAAGCCCGGGGGCATCTGGGTCTACATCGGTTATGCGTTTACCTTCACCATTTTAATTCTTGCCCTGAACGGAATGGTCGTCTCAAATGTCAGCCTCGTGAATGGATATATTCTCCATGATATCCGGCCTTGGGATATTGTTATCGGTTCAATCATTGCCCCGTTTGTTATTGCCGGCGTATACATGCTCCTCAGGCGCTATAGACAATCCATTGACCCGGTTGATCGCAACCGGACGGTCTACCTTTTACTTGGTTCAGCTGCTTTGATCATTCTTAGCTATATAACTCCCTTCACACCGGCACTGGCCGGTTTGACGACCGACCATATCGGCAACATTATCAATACTGCGTTAATTGCCTATGCAATATCCCGCTTTCATTTACTTGATATCAAACTGGTCGCACGCCGCGGTCTGACTTTCCTGATACTGGTCACCGCTTTGGCCGCTACCTATGCCGGCATGTTATTCCTGACCCTTCAATTATTCCCGGGAATACCCCAAACCACCGTCATGATTATTACCGGCATAATCGTCACTCTGCTCGCGTTGACAGCTCGGCCGCTGACTCATTTTATCGCCGTTACCGTAGACCGGATTTTCTATCGGGAAAACTATGTCCACCGTCAGGAACTGCTGAACTTTTCCAACAAGATGAGTTACATCCTGAATCTGGAAGAACTCTCACAGGCGATCCTGCCGCCCCTGGCCCAGGCGCTGAATATCAGCCATGCGGCGCTGTTATTCCAAAATAACCCGGCGGCGGATTTTACCGTTCAATATATATATCCTGAGAATCACGAATTAAGGAACAGTTTCCGTATGCCGGCGGATAACCCGATTGTGGAGTGGATGGATCGCAAGGGTAGAGCCATATCACCCGCACAGGTACATTCTATGGCGGAATTCAAGGGGTTGTGGCAATCAGAGAAAGAGCAACTGGCCAATGCGGACCTGGCCCTGATCCACCCAATCAAGAGCCGGGATAAACTGGTCGGCATCATCGCTACCGGCAATAAAAACAACGGCGGCGTATATTCCACTGAAGACTTGGAACTGATTAACCGTATTTCTTCCCAAGCCGGCGTCATCATTGAAAATGCGCAACTGTTTATTCAAGCGAATACCCGCGCCAATACCGACGAACTCACCGGCCTTTATAACCACCGCCATTTCCACGAACGTGTAGAACAGGAAATCAGCCGCGGCGGCCGGTTCGGCATCACCTTCTCCCTGATACTGCTGGACCTTGACCTGTTTAAGGTTTATAACGATATCTACGGCCATCTGGCCGGAGATCAGCTTCTGCGCAAGGTAGGGCAGATGATTCATACTTCAGTACGCAATATTGATCTGCCTTTCCGCTACGGCGGTGAGGAATTCGCCATAATCCTCCCGGAAACCCGCATTGATGATGCTTATCGGGTAGCTGAACGCTTGAGAAAGACCATTGAAGCCCGTTCCAGTTTCCGGGAAATGCCGGTTACTGCAAGCCTCGGTGTATCCAACTGGCCGGGTGACGGGCTGATGAAGGAAGAAGTGATTCATCGCGCGGATTTAGCGCTGTACCGCGCCAAACGGTTAGGGCGCAACCGGACCTGTCTGGCCTCCGAAACCGCCGGACCGGAGGCTCCCGACCTTAACGCTGAGCCGGAGGCGCAACCGCAGGCTTTGTCCATCATCTACGCCCTGGCGGCTACCGTGGACGCCAAAGACCACTATACCTACGGCCACTCCCGCAAGGTGAGTGAATATGCGGTAGCCCTGGCGGAAGCCGTCAAACTGCCGGAAGAAACGGTCCATTTCATCCGGGCGGCCGGTTTACTTCATGATATCGGTAAAATCGGCGTTCCAGATTCTATCCTGACCAAACCATCGGCACTTGACCTCAAGGAATGGGAACCCATCCGTACGCATCCGGAACTGGGAGTGGAAATACTGAAGCATGTGGTTGACCTTTCCAAATGTCTGCCGGCGATTCTCCATCACCACGAACACTGGGACGGCAGCGGCTACCCGCACAAACTCAAAGGGGAATCCATACCGCTGGAAGCGAGGATACTGACGGTAGCCGATGCTTATGACGCCATCACTTCCCCGCGGCCTTACCGCGACCAATTATCACTTGATGAAGCGCTGACGGAACTCAGACGATGTTCCGGCAGTCAGTTTGACCCGCAACTGGTTGAGGTGTTCTGCCGCATCATGCAACCTTCGGAAGAAGAGCGCGCCGGCGCCGAACGCCGCGCGGAAACGAAAACCACAACCACCGAAGATTAA
- the nadB gene encoding L-aspartate oxidase has translation MEAELAVYDYIIVGSGIAGLYSSLLASRHGSVLIVTKGTIEECNTRYAQGGIAAAIGAGDSAELHFKDTMNAGAGLSEEAAVRILVREAALGIKDLIELGVPFDTVEGEVALTLEAAHSMPRILHAGGDATGRHIEETLSAGVRAAGIPILEHCLVTSIKQIGGRVCGVETLSSLNGGSERQAYSCRFLIMATGGAGQLFSLTTNPDIATGDGVALAYQAGADIKDMEFFQFHPTALKIPGAPPFLISESVRGEGGLLRSADGRRFMADYTPQAELAPRDIVSRAIVSEMSRTGADHVYLDVTHLPATLVLTRFPQIYRHCLANKLDITRDLIPVAPAAHYMIGGIRVNTWGASSLAGLYAAGEVACTGVHGANRLASNSLLEVLVFARRIVKHSTEADSEPLPPASDSRRLADIVPHRVLSLPNRVDIQELLWQSAGILRDCIGLAEAAEKLGGWDALVQRSTFNSRDDYELANLIITGRLLVEAALYRTESRGAHYRTDYPEPDGRWRRHIIFNTHKQEGNI, from the coding sequence ATGGAGGCCGAATTGGCGGTGTACGACTATATTATTGTCGGTTCCGGCATTGCCGGTCTATACAGTTCCCTGCTCGCTTCCCGTCATGGCTCAGTACTCATTGTTACCAAAGGCACCATTGAAGAATGTAACACCCGCTATGCACAGGGCGGTATCGCCGCGGCCATAGGCGCCGGAGACTCCGCCGAACTTCATTTCAAAGACACAATGAATGCTGGCGCCGGCCTCAGTGAAGAGGCGGCAGTCAGGATTCTGGTTCGTGAGGCTGCGCTGGGAATCAAGGATTTGATTGAACTCGGCGTTCCCTTTGATACCGTTGAAGGTGAGGTCGCCCTCACGCTGGAAGCCGCCCATTCTATGCCTCGCATTCTTCATGCCGGTGGTGACGCAACGGGGCGGCATATTGAAGAGACGCTGTCAGCCGGAGTTAGGGCGGCGGGAATCCCGATTTTGGAACACTGCCTGGTAACCTCCATCAAGCAGATCGGCGGCCGTGTCTGCGGCGTTGAGACATTGTCAAGCTTAAATGGCGGGAGTGAACGCCAAGCTTATTCCTGCCGCTTCCTCATAATGGCTACCGGTGGTGCCGGGCAGCTGTTCAGTTTGACCACCAATCCGGATATCGCCACTGGAGACGGGGTGGCGCTGGCCTACCAGGCCGGCGCGGACATCAAGGATATGGAATTCTTTCAATTTCACCCCACCGCCTTAAAAATACCGGGTGCGCCGCCTTTTTTAATCTCCGAATCCGTCCGGGGCGAGGGCGGTCTGCTGAGGTCGGCAGATGGCCGGCGTTTTATGGCGGATTATACCCCTCAGGCAGAACTTGCGCCCCGGGATATCGTGTCGCGGGCGATTGTGTCTGAAATGAGCCGCACCGGCGCTGACCACGTTTATCTGGATGTGACTCATCTGCCTGCAACGCTGGTTCTTACGCGCTTTCCGCAAATATACCGGCATTGCCTGGCGAACAAACTGGATATCACCCGGGATTTAATTCCCGTTGCTCCGGCGGCCCACTATATGATCGGCGGCATCAGGGTGAATACCTGGGGCGCCAGTTCCCTGGCCGGGCTCTATGCTGCCGGAGAGGTCGCCTGCACTGGAGTCCACGGGGCCAACCGGTTGGCCTCAAACTCGTTGCTGGAGGTGCTGGTATTTGCCCGGCGGATTGTAAAGCATAGTACTGAAGCTGATTCAGAACCCCTGCCGCCGGCATCAGACAGCCGCCGACTTGCCGATATCGTGCCTCATAGGGTACTATCTTTACCCAACAGGGTAGACATTCAGGAATTATTATGGCAGTCAGCCGGTATCCTGCGGGATTGCATCGGGCTGGCCGAGGCGGCTGAAAAGCTGGGTGGTTGGGATGCGTTGGTTCAAAGATCAACTTTTAATAGTCGCGATGACTACGAACTGGCTAACCTGATTATTACCGGACGCCTGTTGGTGGAAGCCGCGTTATACCGGACTGAAAGCCGGGGCGCTCATTACCGGACGGATTATCCAGAACCGGACGGGCGCTGGCGACGGCATATAATCTTTAACACACATAAACAGGAAGGAAATATCTGA
- a CDS encoding winged helix-turn-helix domain-containing protein translates to MRLDRRRSSIEIIADMLRLGEAGKTEIMYSVNMSYFQLQKYLNFMIDRELVDRVKLGNPSVTYRVTKKGLTLLRHIDEILDTLNLKDDDEDASPTGVL, encoded by the coding sequence ATGAGATTAGACCGCAGAAGGTCCAGCATTGAAATTATCGCAGATATGTTGCGGCTGGGTGAAGCCGGCAAGACGGAAATCATGTATTCCGTCAATATGAGCTATTTTCAGCTACAGAAATATCTTAATTTCATGATTGACCGGGAGTTAGTGGACCGGGTCAAGCTGGGCAACCCTTCGGTTACTTACCGGGTCACCAAAAAAGGTTTGACGCTTTTGCGCCATATAGACGAAATACTTGATACTCTTAATCTCAAAGATGACGATGAAGATGCGTCCCCGACAGGAGTACTATGA
- a CDS encoding ABC transporter permease, producing the protein MIRLPTFRAIHMWRRNRDVFLRLWWSLAPAFMIEPVLLLLAVGLGFGAYMGVIDGTEYINYIVPGVLAAYAMTTATFECTYGAYFRMEYRRTYDAIMATPLTLEDIVSGEVLWGATRSIITATIILSVALIFGLLDSWWALLIPAVAFIVGLLFSSMAIVFVSFASSVYSFNYYFTLFIAPMSFFSGAFFPLDRLPAVVSDISPFLPLTPSVNLMRSLVTGDFNSTTATSFLIIAGTTVALFLLASMVMRRRVME; encoded by the coding sequence ATGATTCGCCTGCCGACCTTCCGGGCCATTCATATGTGGCGGCGTAATCGTGACGTATTCTTGCGGTTATGGTGGTCATTGGCGCCGGCCTTTATGATTGAACCGGTGCTGTTATTGCTGGCGGTGGGATTGGGTTTTGGGGCTTATATGGGTGTCATTGATGGTACTGAATACATCAATTATATTGTGCCCGGGGTGTTGGCGGCTTATGCGATGACGACGGCAACTTTTGAATGTACTTACGGGGCTTATTTTCGTATGGAATATCGTCGGACTTACGATGCCATCATGGCGACTCCGCTGACCCTTGAAGATATCGTCAGCGGCGAAGTGCTCTGGGGGGCTACGCGCTCCATCATTACTGCCACCATTATTCTTTCGGTAGCCCTAATATTCGGTCTGCTGGATTCTTGGTGGGCCTTATTGATTCCAGCAGTGGCATTCATAGTGGGGTTGTTGTTTTCCAGTATGGCGATCGTATTTGTATCGTTCGCCTCGTCGGTTTACAGCTTTAACTACTATTTCACGCTGTTTATTGCCCCGATGAGTTTTTTCTCCGGCGCCTTTTTCCCGCTTGACCGGTTGCCGGCGGTTGTGTCTGACATCAGCCCGTTTCTGCCGTTAACGCCGTCGGTTAACCTGATGCGGTCTTTGGTGACCGGGGATTTTAACTCAACAACAGCAACATCGTTTCTGATAATTGCAGGCACGACGGTGGCTTTGTTTCTGCTGGCCTCAATGGTGATGCGGCGAAGGGTGATGGAATAG
- the yajC gene encoding preprotein translocase subunit YajC codes for MNNETLTLLGFMLLMFAGFYLLIIRPQQKRQKQQQDMLADLKRGDRIVTIGGIYGTIEALDEKTLVIKTESGALLRLVRAGVAMKQEQEEPAA; via the coding sequence ATGAATAATGAAACTTTGACGCTTTTAGGCTTCATGCTGCTGATGTTCGCCGGTTTTTATCTGTTGATTATTCGGCCGCAGCAAAAACGGCAGAAACAACAGCAGGATATGCTGGCGGATCTGAAAAGGGGCGATCGGATTGTCACTATCGGCGGCATATACGGCACTATTGAAGCCCTTGATGAAAAAACACTAGTCATCAAAACCGAGTCCGGTGCGTTGTTGCGCCTGGTCCGGGCTGGTGTCGCCATGAAACAGGAACAGGAAGAACCGGCTGCTTAG
- a CDS encoding type IV pilus twitching motility protein PilT, translated as MMKAEELLRAMVKAGASDLHLKVPNPPVFRIDGMLKRQTNYGPINAGDMERLFREMTTPEQQEHFIHDKELDFAMSVPDVSRFRVNIMYQRGTISIAVRQVPFHIMTIDMLNLPGILKSLIMKPRGLILVTGPTGSGKSTTLAAMLQHLNENRHSSVITIEDPIEYVFQDNKCIIAQRELGGDTSSYPTALRHALRHDPDVIVVGEIRDIDTITTAVAAAETGHLVLGTLHTINAVQTVDRVIDMYPPNQQHQIRMQLSQALEAVVSQTLIKRANGSGRVGCFEILLTTTAVRNLVREGKTFELHSIMQLNRQAGMQTLDQNLAELAANGIVTKEEALMKSDNPDRLERLIEDTKRHVRAPNPF; from the coding sequence ATCATGAAAGCTGAGGAACTGCTACGGGCAATGGTCAAAGCCGGGGCTTCAGACCTGCACTTGAAGGTCCCCAATCCGCCGGTTTTCCGCATTGATGGAATGCTCAAACGCCAAACCAATTACGGCCCGATCAATGCCGGCGACATGGAGCGCTTGTTCCGAGAAATGACTACCCCTGAACAGCAGGAACATTTTATTCATGACAAAGAACTTGATTTTGCGATGTCAGTTCCCGATGTCTCACGCTTCCGGGTCAATATCATGTACCAGCGGGGCACCATTTCCATCGCTGTCCGCCAGGTCCCCTTCCATATAATGACCATTGATATGTTGAACCTGCCGGGCATCCTGAAAAGCCTGATCATGAAACCCCGGGGCCTTATTCTGGTCACCGGCCCGACGGGTTCCGGTAAATCCACCACTCTGGCCGCCATGCTGCAGCATCTTAATGAAAACCGCCACTCCAGTGTCATCACCATTGAAGATCCCATTGAATACGTATTTCAGGACAATAAATGCATTATCGCCCAGCGGGAATTGGGCGGCGACACCTCTTCCTATCCTACTGCTCTGCGCCATGCCCTGCGCCATGACCCGGATGTGATCGTCGTGGGTGAAATCAGGGATATTGATACCATCACTACCGCGGTGGCTGCCGCCGAGACCGGCCATTTGGTTTTGGGAACCCTGCATACCATTAATGCCGTACAGACTGTGGACAGAGTGATTGATATGTACCCGCCAAACCAGCAACATCAGATTCGGATGCAATTATCACAGGCATTGGAGGCAGTGGTTTCCCAAACGCTTATCAAAAGGGCCAACGGCAGCGGACGGGTGGGCTGCTTTGAAATACTGCTGACGACCACCGCGGTTAGAAATCTGGTTCGCGAAGGTAAAACCTTTGAACTGCACTCCATCATGCAGCTGAACCGGCAGGCCGGCATGCAGACTCTGGATCAGAATCTAGCCGAACTGGCGGCGAATGGGATTGTAACTAAAGAAGAAGCGCTTATGAAGAGCGATAATCCCGACCGTCTGGAACGGTTGATTGAGGATACCAAACGGCACGTCAGAGCCCCAAATCCATTTTAG
- a CDS encoding methyltransferase has translation MNYILLGAAGFMLMHFLDFASMKKITGLKPLLWLVGTGLVVYAMFNVAVTGNHFGFPVWINIFGWGVFSAALFGMAYSLYVALPIGKTYISSGTSGQLVTNGIYELVRHPWLLFFGFAMAGLVLLSGSLLALWAGIVWVLFSTILVYLQDRYVFPRMFPGYHRYQETTPMLIPSKQSLTAFFKGLKKNNKLEVQSK, from the coding sequence ATGAACTACATTTTATTAGGGGCTGCCGGTTTCATGCTGATGCATTTCCTTGATTTTGCCTCAATGAAGAAGATCACCGGGTTAAAGCCGCTTTTGTGGCTCGTTGGGACCGGGCTTGTCGTCTACGCCATGTTCAATGTTGCCGTGACGGGAAACCATTTTGGATTTCCCGTGTGGATTAACATTTTCGGTTGGGGCGTATTTTCGGCTGCCTTGTTTGGTATGGCCTATTCACTATATGTAGCGCTCCCAATCGGTAAAACCTATATATCCAGCGGTACCAGCGGGCAATTGGTCACTAATGGCATCTATGAATTGGTTCGCCATCCCTGGTTGCTGTTTTTCGGGTTCGCCATGGCAGGGCTGGTATTGTTGTCAGGGTCCCTGCTGGCTCTTTGGGCTGGGATCGTCTGGGTTCTTTTCTCCACTATACTCGTCTACCTCCAGGATCGCTACGTTTTTCCTCGTATGTTTCCGGGTTATCACCGGTACCAGGAAACTACTCCCATGCTTATTCCTAGCAAACAAAGTCTAACCGCCTTCTTCAAAGGCTTGAAAAAAAATAACAAATTGGAGGTCCAGTCAAAATGA